The genomic interval CTGACAGCTTCCGGACGCCTCCAGCTGCTCGTGAACCGGAAGGGCAAGGCCACCGTGATCAGGAAGACGTCGCAGAGCGCCCCCGATGCGGCGTCCGCACCCGGCGGCGCGCAAAGCCCCGGCTCGCATTCATCAGCCTGCTGCCCGGATACAAACGCTTCCGCCGTGAGGGCGACCCAAAGCCGGTGCGCCTGCGTTCCCCCCGCTACGGCCGCTCAGCCGCATAACCGGCAAAAAAAATACATCCTCCCGGAAGGACAGCCGATTCCCTTCCTCGTCCATCTGGGAGTCATGACCGCCGACGGCAGGATAATCCGCGCGAAGTACGATAAATACCGCCAGATCAACCGTTTCCTCGAATATATAGAAGACATCCTCCCCGACGTTTGGCCGGAAAACCCGGCGGAACGCAGAGCGGAAGAACTGGTCGTCGTGGACTTCGGCTGCGGAAAATCCTACCTGACCTTTGCCGTGCAGTATTATCTTGCCGAACTGAAAAAAATCCCGGTGAGGATATACGGACTCGACCTGAAGGAAGACGTAATTACGGCCTGCAGCGCCCTCGCGCGGGACTTCGGCTGCGAAAACCTCGTCTTCTCCGTCGGCGACATCGCGAACTTCTCGGGGACAGAGGAAGCCGACCTCGTGATAACCCTCCATGCCTGCGACACCGCCACCGATTACGCCCTCGCGAAGGCGGTTCGCTGGCAGGCTCGCGGAATTCTGTCGGTTCCCTGCTGCCAGCACGAGCTTAACGCGCAGATTTCCGGAGACCTCGACCGGAGAGAACGCTCCGTATTGCGTCCGGCGTTCCGCTTCGGCCTCGTGCGGGAACGGATGGCGGCCCTCTTCACGGACGTTCTGCGGGCGGAGCTCCTCCAATCGCGCGGATACCGGGTGCAGCTCCTGGAGTTCATCGATATGGCGCATACGCCAAAAAACATACTGATCCGCGCGGTGCGCAATCCGGACGGAACACGGCCGCCCGAAGGGCAAGAGGCCGTCCAATACGAAGCTCTCCGGGATTTCCTGGGAGCCTCCCCGACCCTCGAAAAGGAGCTCATCTGATGGCGAAAATTCTTGTCGGAATGTCAGGCGGAGTAGACAGCTCCGTCGCGGCGAAGCTGCTGCTAGACCAGGGGCACGAAGTCGCCGGCGTTACGCTCAAACTCTACTCGAACGAAGACCTCGGCGAACCGGAAAAACAGGGCCGCACCTGCTGCTCGCTCGACGACATCCAGGACGCCCGGCGGGTCGCCTACAAACTCGGCATCGAGCACTTCGTCTTTAATTTTCAGGAACTCTTCGCGGAAAAGGTGATCGATAAATTCGTGTATACCTATCTGGCCGGCGCAACCCCGAATCCCTGCATCGACTGCAACCGCTTCATCAAATTCGACAAGCTTGTCGAACGGGCAATCCTCCTCGGCTACGACTACGTCGCCACCGGCCACTACGCGCGGATCGAGAAAAACCCCGAAACCGGCCGGCTCGACCTTCTGCGGGGAGCAGACCTTTCAAAGGACCAGAGCTACGTTCTGTACTGTCTGACCCAGAACCAGCTCGCCCACACTCTCTTCCCCCTCGGAGGAATGACCAAGGCGGAAATCAGGCTCATCGCGGAAGACGCGGGCCTCGTCAACGCACGCAAACCCGACAGCCAGGACATCTGCTTCGTTCCGGACGGCGATTACGCGGGCTTCATCGAACGGCGAAGCCCCGGAAAAACGAAAAGCGGCGACTTCATCGACGCTCAGGGCAACAAAATCGGCACGCATCGGGGCATCACGCATTACACCATCGGCCAGAGGCGCGGCATTGCGACCGCCTTCGGCAAACCGATGTACGTCGCCGCGAAAGACGCGAAAAACAACACGGTTACGCTCGGGGAAAACCACGAACTTTCGACGCCCGAACTCGTCGCCCGGGACCTGAACCTCATCGCGGTGGAAAAAATAGACAGCCCGATGCGGGTTACCGCGAAAATACGGTATAATCAAAAGGATCAGGGAGCCCTGCTTCTTCCCGGCGCCGACAACTCGGTCATAGTCCGGTTCGACGAACCGCAGCGCGCGGTAGCTCCGGGACAGGCTGTCGTCTTTTATCAGGGAGAACGCGTAATAGGCGGCGGAACAATTTGACTGTGCGCCCGTCATGACATACAGTATACTTGACACAGGAGAGTAATCGCATGATCGAAGAAAAAGATGTCTACGGCAAGGTTCTTTACGAGGACGATAACCATAAATACATTTGGCTGGGAACAGAAAATAAATACCGCAAGGGCGTCATCCAGACAATGCAGTACCTGATCATCGACAACGGAAGGGGCACCCTGCTCGATCCGGGCGGAGTCCATCTTTTTTCACGGGTCGTCGCTTCGGTAAGCCGATTCATCTCGATCGATAAAATCGACACTATCTTCTTCTCGCACCAGGATCCGGACGTCTCTTCGGGAATAGCCCTGTGGCTGGGAGTCACCAAGGCGAAGGTGTACATCTCTTCGCTGTGGACCCGATTCCTCCCCCACTTCGGCATTGTAGACACCTCCCGCGTACTCCCCATAGAAGACAAGGGCGGAACGCTGAGACTCTCATCCGGAACCGAGCTTCAGTTCGTGCCTTCGCATTTCATGCACTCGCCCGGTCAATTTTCGCTCTACGATCCCCGCTCGAAAATCCTCTTTACCGGAGACATCGGCGCGGCCGTCTTCGGAGAAGGACAGGAAACCCTTTTTATCGACGATTTCAAGCAGAATATACATCTCATCGAAGGGTTCCACGTACGATACATGAACTCGAACGCCGTCGTGAAAAAGTGGTGCTCGATCGTGAGAGCCCTGAATCCCGAAATGATAGCGCCCCAGCACGGAGGAATCTATCGCGGCAAGGCCGTGCAGGATTTTCTCGGCTGGCTTTCTGAACTTCGCTGCGGAGCGGATCGCCTCAACGAATACTTCGGTTCATAAGGGAGCCTGCTATGGAACGGCACGAAACAGAGCAGAACTATGAAGACGCGATAGACAAGTTCGTAGTCGGCTACAATAAAAGCATCATTCTCAATTCCGTCACCCTGCATTCGCTGGACATCCTGGATCAAGCCATGGACCAGGTCGAAAGCGGCTTGAACACCATCGTCAGCGCCTTCGAGGAAATGCGTGCGACCAGCCGGAGCACGTCCGACAACACGAACAGAATAGACTCCATGATGGGAGAGATTCTCGCGAAAAACGGAACAATGAACAACGGCATCGCAGAACGGATGAAGGAAATCGAAAACGCGGCGGCGAACGCCAGATCGATCGCGACCCTCTTCGAAGAGCTCAAACAGCGCACCCAGAGCGTCGCGGGAATTACCGGGTCGATTCAGGACGTATCGGACCGCACCGGAATCCTCGCGATCAACGCCTCGATCGAAGCGGCCCGGGCGGGAACAGTCGGAAGGGGCTTCCGCATCATCGCCAACGAGGTGCGCACCCTTGCCACCCAGACCGGAGACTTCGCCAAGCAGATAGAATCGAACATCGGCGAATTCCAGGGCACCGTTGAAACCCTGAATAAGCAGATGAGTTCCTTCGTAGACCTCTTCTCGCGTTTCAAGACCTCCTTCGCCGACATTCTCACGAGCTTCTCCGACAACGCCCGCACGATCGACGCCGCGGGCCAATCGTTGTCGGAAATAACCGGAGCGATCCGCGAGGAAGCCCAGGCCCTGAACGACGGACTGGTCTCCCTCGAGAACGTGAACGACTCCATGCGGGACACTCACGCGATTCTCGGCGTCATCCAATCGAGCCACCACTTCCTCGACACCCTGCTTGAGCAATCAAGCGATAGTATGGGGCTGTAAAGCCTGATCGAGTCTCCCCCGCAAATCCCGGACCTCCTTCGCCAGGAGAGAGAGCCGGGTGTTGTCGCGGGCGACCGCCATCACATGCACAATCTTCGTCTTCGAGCGGTCCCATATCCGGTAAAAACTGAAATCGAGGAGACGGCTTTCATAACGGTCGTACCCGGCGGACACCTTGAAATGCGTAGCCTGCAGCGGATTCATCGCCGAAATCGATCGCTCGTGATGAGACGGATCGAACATGAGGCCGATGAACTCGTCGAATCTCCGGCTCTTGTCGGGAGCGAGCATCCGGCCGAAAAGCGCCTTCACGTCACGGCCTTCCAGGTTCCTGGAAAGGAAAATCTTCTCCGTAGCGGCCGAATAATTCGGACAAATACGAAAAGCAGGGTCGATCAAAAAAAGCCCGTCGGACACATTGCTGAAAATTTCGCGATATTCGTCCTTCGCGATCGTGTTCAACTCCAATCCGGAGAGCACCCGGTTGTACAAGGCGGCGATCTGGCCCGCCTCCGTAAACGGCTCCACAGGAGCCCGAAGCGATAAATCGCCTGTTCTCGACTGCTCTTCCATAACGGAAAACAGGCCGGCGAGTTCCGTAACCGCGCCGTGCTCCGCGGCGTTCAAACCTATATGCTCTTCTGCGGGAGTTACCCGAAGCTTGAAAAAAAGATTAAAAGCCCACAAAGACGCGAGGGACAGAGGAAACGCCCATAGCGCGCAGGCCGCGACTCCTATCAGCTGAACCAGCAACTGGCTGCCGAACGCCGGAGTCGTGCCGAGAGCCGCAGGATCGCCGAAAATTCCAACCGCAAGCGTTCCCCAGATGCCGGCTGCCAGATGAACGGGAATCGCTCCGACCGCGTCGTCGATTCTCAGGGCTTCCAGCAGCTTTGTCGCCGCGAGCATCACAACGCCGGCGGCAGCGCCGATTACGATCGAATCAAGGGAACTTACAGCATGGCAGCCCGCGGTTATCGCGACCAACCCGGCAAGGGCTCCGTTCATCACATAATCCACGTCGGGAAGGCCGGTGATGGCCCAGCCGAGGAAAAGAGCCGCGACGAGGCCGGCGGCCGCGGAAAGACAAGTATGCAGAATGATGGAAGGTACCGCTCCCGTCATCGCGAGAGTGCTCCCTCCGTTGAAGCCGATCCAGCCGAACCAGAGTACGATTACGCCGGCGACTGAAAGCGGAATGTTCGAACCGGGAATCTTCGTCGCCTTGCCGTCGGCCGAATACCGGCCGGAGCGGGGTCCGAGAACGATGAGACAGGCTAAGGCGACATAGCCGCCGACCGAGTGGACGACCGTCGAGCCGGCGAAATCGACGAAACCGATCGAAGAGAGCCATCCCGCTCCGCCGCTGATAAGCTCTCCGCCGAGGCCTCCCCAGGCCCAATGGCCGAACACCGGATAGATGACGGCCGAAAGGAAAAAGGTGCTGACGATGTAGCCGGAATAGCGCATGCGTTCCGCCACCGCCCCGGAAACGATCGTCGCGGAGGTGCTGCAGAACATCGCCTGGAACAGAAAGAATACCGCGAGTGTTCCCGCGGAAAGGGTCGAGGCAGACGCGCTGAAATCGGGAGCGAACAGAGTGGTTCCGATAAGGCCCGATCGCGATGTTCCGAACATCAACGCAAAGCCGAAAAGCCAAAACACCAAAAGAGACACGCCCAGATCGGTGAGATTCTTCACCGCGACATTGATGCTGTTTTTGCTCCGGGTCATTCCCGACTCAACCATGGCGAAGCCCGCCTGCATAAAAAAGACCAACGCGGCGGCGACCGTCACCCATAACCAGTTCAAAAGCGTTTGAAAATCCATACAACTCTCCTCGCGCGTCCTGCGGGGAGATCCGATAGCAGATGAGGGATCGCCCCCAGCACCTGCGCTGTATGCATAAATATACAATCATAATGCATATAAATGCATAACAATGCAATATCTCAATCGTCTCTTTTCCAAAAAATAAAAAAAAAGTAGTATACGACCCATGAAACTACAACCCGGCATCATCGCAATGGACCTGGACGACACCCTTCTCCGCCACGATCTCACCATTTCAGACCGCACGGTAGCAGACCTGAAAATTGCCATG from Teretinema zuelzerae carries:
- a CDS encoding methyl-accepting chemotaxis protein, producing the protein MERHETEQNYEDAIDKFVVGYNKSIILNSVTLHSLDILDQAMDQVESGLNTIVSAFEEMRATSRSTSDNTNRIDSMMGEILAKNGTMNNGIAERMKEIENAAANARSIATLFEELKQRTQSVAGITGSIQDVSDRTGILAINASIEAARAGTVGRGFRIIANEVRTLATQTGDFAKQIESNIGEFQGTVETLNKQMSSFVDLFSRFKTSFADILTSFSDNARTIDAAGQSLSEITGAIREEAQALNDGLVSLENVNDSMRDTHAILGVIQSSHHFLDTLLEQSSDSMGL
- a CDS encoding class I SAM-dependent methyltransferase codes for the protein MNTDEIRSLTREIMERGPVSLTLSVPAGRTEAPDKIRVRKIALASGEAWQVEEIRGSKAFHKNLNESELQDYLDAQTGNYTRGEFLTASGRLQLLVNRKGKATVIRKTSQSAPDAASAPGGAQSPGSHSSACCPDTNASAVRATQSRCACVPPATAAQPHNRQKKYILPEGQPIPFLVHLGVMTADGRIIRAKYDKYRQINRFLEYIEDILPDVWPENPAERRAEELVVVDFGCGKSYLTFAVQYYLAELKKIPVRIYGLDLKEDVITACSALARDFGCENLVFSVGDIANFSGTEEADLVITLHACDTATDYALAKAVRWQARGILSVPCCQHELNAQISGDLDRRERSVLRPAFRFGLVRERMAALFTDVLRAELLQSRGYRVQLLEFIDMAHTPKNILIRAVRNPDGTRPPEGQEAVQYEALRDFLGASPTLEKELI
- the mnmA gene encoding tRNA 2-thiouridine(34) synthase MnmA, which codes for MAKILVGMSGGVDSSVAAKLLLDQGHEVAGVTLKLYSNEDLGEPEKQGRTCCSLDDIQDARRVAYKLGIEHFVFNFQELFAEKVIDKFVYTYLAGATPNPCIDCNRFIKFDKLVERAILLGYDYVATGHYARIEKNPETGRLDLLRGADLSKDQSYVLYCLTQNQLAHTLFPLGGMTKAEIRLIAEDAGLVNARKPDSQDICFVPDGDYAGFIERRSPGKTKSGDFIDAQGNKIGTHRGITHYTIGQRRGIATAFGKPMYVAAKDAKNNTVTLGENHELSTPELVARDLNLIAVEKIDSPMRVTAKIRYNQKDQGALLLPGADNSVIVRFDEPQRAVAPGQAVVFYQGERVIGGGTI
- a CDS encoding ammonium transporter, which gives rise to MDFQTLLNWLWVTVAAALVFFMQAGFAMVESGMTRSKNSINVAVKNLTDLGVSLLVFWLFGFALMFGTSRSGLIGTTLFAPDFSASASTLSAGTLAVFFLFQAMFCSTSATIVSGAVAERMRYSGYIVSTFFLSAVIYPVFGHWAWGGLGGELISGGAGWLSSIGFVDFAGSTVVHSVGGYVALACLIVLGPRSGRYSADGKATKIPGSNIPLSVAGVIVLWFGWIGFNGGSTLAMTGAVPSIILHTCLSAAAGLVAALFLGWAITGLPDVDYVMNGALAGLVAITAGCHAVSSLDSIVIGAAAGVVMLAATKLLEALRIDDAVGAIPVHLAAGIWGTLAVGIFGDPAALGTTPAFGSQLLVQLIGVAACALWAFPLSLASLWAFNLFFKLRVTPAEEHIGLNAAEHGAVTELAGLFSVMEEQSRTGDLSLRAPVEPFTEAGQIAALYNRVLSGLELNTIAKDEYREIFSNVSDGLFLIDPAFRICPNYSAATEKIFLSRNLEGRDVKALFGRMLAPDKSRRFDEFIGLMFDPSHHERSISAMNPLQATHFKVSAGYDRYESRLLDFSFYRIWDRSKTKIVHVMAVARDNTRLSLLAKEVRDLRGRLDQALQPHTIA
- a CDS encoding oxygen-binding di-iron domain-containing protein; amino-acid sequence: MEEKDVYGKVLYEDDNHKYIWLGTENKYRKGVIQTMQYLIIDNGRGTLLDPGGVHLFSRVVASVSRFISIDKIDTIFFSHQDPDVSSGIALWLGVTKAKVYISSLWTRFLPHFGIVDTSRVLPIEDKGGTLRLSSGTELQFVPSHFMHSPGQFSLYDPRSKILFTGDIGAAVFGEGQETLFIDDFKQNIHLIEGFHVRYMNSNAVVKKWCSIVRALNPEMIAPQHGGIYRGKAVQDFLGWLSELRCGADRLNEYFGS